In Muribaculum gordoncarteri, the genomic window ACGCCAAACATACGCTCCATTTCGTCAAGCCACGCTGAAGGCACATCCGACGCCACTATGCAATCGTTGCGGTCACAGTACCACAACGGCAACACGGCACCGTCGCGACACAGCGCCTGCACCGTCGGCGACAGCGAGAACGTATTCTTCCCGTATCCGAGGGCTATGTCATTTTCAGGATTGAACAAATACACCTTCTTCATCGCCGGCAAAGTTATGGATAATTATCCAATCATCGCCCCATTCACGCCGTCGAAAAGATGCCAAATGTGCATTTCAACATGAATTTAGCCCCTGCCGCAAAATAAAACCGTCAAAATATTTGGTAATCTCACAATAAAGCCATAACTTTGCACCCGTAAATAACGACATCCATTTGGAGAGATGGCAGAGTGGTCGATTGCGGCGGTCTTGAAAACCGTTGAGGGTCACACCTCCGGGGGTTCGAATCCCTCTCTCTCCGCAATAAACGCTGAAAATCAGCAAATTGCAAAGCAAACACCCAATTTTACACCCAAGAATGTAAAATTGGGTGTTTTTGTATTCTTTAAGATTGATAGTATGGGAAGGTAAGTGGAAAACCTCCCTTTTAACGTGCAAACCACTTGTTTTTTCTTGGATATAACGGGGAATTTAGGGTCAAGCCGAAATGCCGGTGCATTTGTTAAAATTCGAGAGTTGGAACGTTAAAGCTCATGCATAGAGCTTGACGAGTCGGAATATGAAGAAGTCACGGTCTCTTACGCCGCGCATCTGCGAGCGGAAGATTTTCACTTTGGAGTTGAAGACTTCGGCCGAGGCATTAGTTGCGCGACGTCGGAAATAATTGAGGATAGTCGGGGCGTGGTTCCTGAACGTCTTGATGACAGAGCGGAAGTTGTTGTTGCCCAATGCCATTACTTTTTCATACCACTTGTTCATCCGACCCATTGCTTTGGTGGGTGATATCTTTGCGTTGAAGATTTGGCGCAGTTCCATAGCCAGATGGTATGCAGCTTTCAGTATCGGATAGTGTTTGAACAGAATGTTTGCGCGATGACGCTGTATGTCAGTCCATTTGTTCTGCGACATCATCAGGGTGTGCTTGCTGCGGGCAAGGATCTGGCGCATGGTCTCGCCGTTGGAATATGTAATTGGGGTCTCTGATTTGTCACGGCTGTTGTCTTCGGCAATGAGCTGTCGGCGTATGTCTATGCGAATTTCGTCGACAGCCTCGTTATAGACCTGCTGCACATGGAAGCGGTCGTTAACGACGTGGGCGTTGTAGAATACCTCGGCGGCTATCAGCATCATCGAGGGCGAGAGATCGCAGGTCACTTCTTTTACCCTGCGTCTGACCGATTTACCCATGGCTCCGATGAGGATTGTGGTTATCTCATCGCTCTTTGTGCCGGGTATGGCCGCCGCCAGCGTCCCACGGCCACCGTGTCCGTCCTTGTTCGTGAGGAAAGTCCATACCTCGCCGTTGCTCAGGCAGGTTTCGTCAAGACTCATGTACGGGCCGATATTGTTAGCGTTGAAGTAGAAGCCGCAACCGAGTTCGGCCTCACGCCATTCGGTATAACCGCTTATCCTGTTGCGATACTGTTCGGCAAAATATTTGCCGTTGACGCAGTACATCTGCGCTATATGCTTAATCGACAATGCCGTCGTCTCCACCTTCGTCTTTTAAAAAAGCCACGAACTCGGTGCTGAGTCGTGTCCTCTCCTCGTTGGGCAGTTCCAGGTTATATGAGAATATCTCGTTGGTCTTTTTGTCCCACCATTTGTTCTTGCGCATGTGCAGGAACACCGGTCTGCCGCGCATCGGATAGTCCTGGACTGTAACGTAATCCGTGTATCCACGTGCAACAATGTTCGGATTGCGGAAATCCTCATCCGACAGTTTCTTCTTCTCGTCAAGCCATATGTCGTAGGACTGGTCTGTCTTTTCAAACTTGACCATCTCAAACAGTTCGTCCAATCCTTCAGGCAGGAATTGCCAAAATGCATCTGCGGTTTTCATACCGCAAATTTAACACTTTTCCAAAAATTCATGCACCGGCATTTCGGCTTGACCCGGAATTTACGGATTAATCTCAACTATTAAAAACTGTCATTCAACAAGTTCAAATTCACATTTTCCCGATTCACATCCATTGAATATAACAGCAATCTGATGAATGCCGGGATAAAAAGTTCTTGTCGTTATGGGGCGAAACGAATGTTTCCTATTGACTTCCGTAATGGAGTTTCCTTTGTATTCCTTCTCACTGATTTTATAGACTTTCCTCGTCATCTCTCCATTCATTTTCCGATAATAGATTCCGTATTCCAATCTTATTGTCCGTTTTTCCGTATTA contains:
- a CDS encoding ISAon1 family transposase N-terminal region protein, producing the protein MKTADAFWQFLPEGLDELFEMVKFEKTDQSYDIWLDEKKKLSDEDFRNPNIVARGYTDYVTVQDYPMRGRPVFLHMRKNKWWDKKTNEIFSYNLELPNEERTRLSTEFVAFLKDEGGDDGIVD
- a CDS encoding ISAon1 family transposase, producing the protein MSIKHIAQMYCVNGKYFAEQYRNRISGYTEWREAELGCGFYFNANNIGPYMSLDETCLSNGEVWTFLTNKDGHGGRGTLAAAIPGTKSDEITTILIGAMGKSVRRRVKEVTCDLSPSMMLIAAEVFYNAHVVNDRFHVQQVYNEAVDEIRIDIRRQLIAEDNSRDKSETPITYSNGETMRQILARSKHTLMMSQNKWTDIQRHRANILFKHYPILKAAYHLAMELRQIFNAKISPTKAMGRMNKWYEKVMALGNNNFRSVIKTFRNHAPTILNYFRRRATNASAEVFNSKVKIFRSQMRGVRDRDFFIFRLVKLYA